A single genomic interval of Antarcticibacterium arcticum harbors:
- the fusA gene encoding elongation factor G, whose protein sequence is MAQRDLKFTRNIGIAAHIDAGKTTTTERILFYTGVSHKIGEVHDGAATMDWMEQEQERGITITSAATHCKWNYRDQEYTVNIIDTPGHVDFTVEVERSLRVLDGMVALFSAVDGVEPQSETVWRQADKYRVPRLGFVNKMDRQGADFFNVCNQVREMLGGNPVPLQVPIGDEVDFKGVVDLISKKAIVWNEEDFGMTYETIEIPEELMEDVNKYRTLLVEAVADYDEALMEKFFEDEDSITEDEIIAALRAATIDMSIIPMMCGSSFKNKGVQAMLDAVMRYLPAPSDVEAIVGINPETGEEEKRKPNVDSPFSALAFKIATDPFVGRLAFFRVYSGALNAGSYVLNNRSGKKERISRIYQMHANKQEPIDRIEAGDIGAAVGFKEIKTGDTLTDEKHPITLESMSFPAPVIGIAVEPKTKADVDKMGMALAKLAEEDPTFQVKTDEASGQTIISGMGELHLEILVDRLKREFKVEVNEGQPQVEYKETITKTADHREVYKKQSGGRGKFGDIIFKMSPADEDFKGPGLQFVDSVKGGRIPKEFIPSVEKGFREAMRNGPLAGFKMDTLKVELLDGSFHPVDSDALSFELAARMGYKVAAKKAGAIILEPIMKVEVVTPEENMGDIVGDLNRRRGQVNDMSDRSGAKVIKAEVPLSEMFGYVTTLRTLSSGRATSTMEFAHYAETPSNISEEVIKAAKGTSSHD, encoded by the coding sequence ATGGCACAAAGAGATTTAAAATTCACAAGAAATATAGGAATTGCTGCGCATATTGATGCCGGTAAAACCACAACTACAGAGCGTATCTTGTTCTATACCGGAGTAAGCCACAAAATAGGTGAGGTGCACGATGGTGCAGCAACTATGGACTGGATGGAGCAGGAGCAGGAAAGAGGTATTACCATTACTTCTGCAGCCACGCACTGTAAGTGGAATTACAGGGATCAGGAATATACCGTAAACATTATTGATACACCGGGTCACGTTGATTTTACCGTAGAGGTAGAGCGTTCCCTGCGTGTACTTGATGGTATGGTGGCTTTGTTTAGTGCAGTTGATGGAGTAGAGCCGCAGTCTGAAACCGTATGGAGACAGGCAGATAAATATAGAGTGCCAAGATTAGGTTTTGTAAATAAAATGGATCGCCAGGGCGCCGATTTCTTTAACGTGTGCAATCAGGTTAGAGAGATGTTAGGTGGTAACCCTGTTCCATTACAAGTACCTATTGGTGACGAAGTTGACTTTAAAGGGGTGGTAGATCTTATTTCTAAAAAGGCAATTGTTTGGAATGAAGAAGATTTTGGAATGACATATGAAACCATCGAGATCCCTGAGGAGCTTATGGAAGATGTGAACAAATACCGAACTCTTTTAGTGGAAGCTGTTGCAGATTATGATGAGGCTTTGATGGAAAAATTCTTCGAAGATGAAGATTCCATTACCGAGGATGAAATTATTGCTGCACTTAGAGCTGCTACAATAGATATGTCTATTATCCCAATGATGTGTGGATCTTCCTTTAAGAATAAAGGAGTTCAGGCTATGTTGGATGCAGTTATGCGTTATTTACCTGCTCCAAGTGATGTAGAAGCTATCGTGGGTATTAATCCAGAAACAGGAGAAGAAGAAAAGCGTAAGCCTAATGTTGATTCTCCATTTTCTGCTCTTGCATTTAAGATCGCTACAGATCCTTTCGTAGGACGTCTGGCTTTCTTTAGAGTGTATTCTGGTGCGTTAAATGCTGGTTCTTATGTATTGAACAATCGTTCAGGTAAGAAAGAGCGTATTTCACGTATCTACCAGATGCATGCAAACAAGCAGGAGCCTATAGATAGAATTGAAGCTGGAGATATTGGAGCTGCTGTTGGTTTTAAAGAAATTAAGACCGGAGATACGCTTACAGATGAGAAACACCCAATAACACTTGAGTCTATGTCTTTCCCTGCACCGGTAATTGGTATCGCTGTAGAGCCTAAGACCAAGGCTGATGTTGATAAGATGGGGATGGCTTTGGCAAAACTTGCTGAAGAGGATCCAACTTTCCAGGTTAAGACTGATGAAGCTTCAGGGCAAACTATTATTTCAGGTATGGGTGAACTTCACCTTGAGATCCTTGTGGATCGTTTGAAAAGAGAGTTCAAAGTTGAAGTGAATGAAGGTCAGCCTCAGGTTGAATATAAAGAAACCATTACCAAAACTGCAGATCACAGAGAAGTTTATAAAAAGCAATCTGGTGGTCGTGGAAAATTTGGAGATATTATCTTCAAAATGTCCCCTGCAGATGAGGACTTTAAAGGACCGGGTCTTCAGTTTGTAGACTCAGTTAAAGGTGGTCGTATTCCTAAGGAATTTATTCCTTCAGTAGAAAAAGGATTTAGAGAAGCTATGAGAAACGGGCCATTGGCAGGTTTCAAAATGGATACTCTTAAAGTTGAATTATTGGACGGATCTTTCCACCCTGTAGATTCTGATGCACTTTCGTTTGAATTGGCAGCAAGAATGGGATATAAAGTTGCAGCTAAAAAAGCCGGAGCAATTATCCTTGAGCCAATTATGAAGGTAGAAGTTGTAACTCCTGAAGAAAACATGGGAGACATAGTAGGAGATTTGAACCGAAGAAGAGGTCAGGTTAACGATATGTCAGACCGTTCTGGAGCTAAAGTTATAAAGGCTGAAGTGCCGCTTTCTGAAATGTTTGGTTATGTTACCACATTAAGAACATTATCATCAGGTAGAGCAACATCAACTATGGAATTCGCTCATTATGCTGAAACTCCTTCTAACATTTCAGAAGAAGTTATAAAAGCAGCTAAAGGCACATCATCTCACGATTAA
- the rpsG gene encoding 30S ribosomal protein S7 — protein MRKRQAKKRPILPDPKFNDQLVTRFVNMMMWDGKKSVSFKVFYDAIAIVEEKKQDEEKTALEVWKDALSNVMPHVEVRSRRVGGATFQIPMQIRPDRKVSTAMKWLISYSRKRNEKSMAQRLAGEIIAAAKEEGAAVKKRTDTHKMAEANKAFSHFRF, from the coding sequence ATGAGAAAAAGACAGGCAAAAAAGAGGCCTATTTTACCAGATCCAAAGTTTAATGATCAGTTAGTGACCCGTTTCGTTAACATGATGATGTGGGATGGTAAAAAATCAGTTTCTTTTAAAGTGTTCTATGATGCAATCGCAATAGTAGAAGAAAAGAAACAAGACGAAGAGAAAACAGCTTTGGAAGTTTGGAAAGATGCATTATCTAATGTTATGCCTCACGTTGAAGTGAGAAGCAGACGTGTAGGTGGGGCAACATTCCAGATCCCTATGCAAATTCGTCCGGACCGTAAGGTTTCAACCGCTATGAAATGGTTGATCTCTTACTCCAGGAAGCGTAATGAGAAATCAATGGCCCAGAGATTGGCCGGAGAGATCATTGCTGCTGCTAAGGAAGAAGGTGCTGCCGTTAAGAAAAGAACAGATACTCATAAAATGGCTGAAGCCAATAAGGCATTCTCTCACTTTAGATTCTAA
- the rlmB gene encoding 23S rRNA (guanosine(2251)-2'-O)-methyltransferase RlmB, with amino-acid sequence MEDNLTIFGIRTVIEAIQSGKNIDKIYIQKGLSGPLFMELMQIMGKRGFNLSYVPVEKLNKLSNGNHQGVVAKISPVKFRELEEVVQEILEDETKTPLFLLLDQITDARNFGAIIRTAECTGVHAIIVQNKGGAPVNADTVKTSAGAVFNIPLIKVSHIKDAIYYLQASGIKIVAASEKTETSLYAVDFTQPTALVMGSEEKGVNPSVLKLADQKVKLPMYGTIASLNVSVACGAFLYEIVRQRL; translated from the coding sequence ATGGAAGATAATTTGACAATTTTTGGGATACGCACCGTTATAGAAGCAATTCAAAGCGGAAAGAATATTGATAAAATCTATATTCAAAAAGGCCTTTCCGGCCCGCTGTTTATGGAACTTATGCAAATAATGGGCAAACGGGGCTTTAACCTTTCCTATGTTCCTGTTGAGAAACTCAATAAACTTTCTAACGGTAACCACCAGGGGGTAGTTGCAAAGATATCTCCTGTTAAATTCAGGGAGTTGGAAGAGGTAGTGCAGGAAATACTGGAAGATGAGACAAAAACTCCCCTATTCCTATTACTGGACCAGATCACAGATGCCCGTAACTTTGGTGCTATCATCCGTACCGCAGAATGTACCGGCGTGCACGCTATTATAGTTCAAAATAAAGGGGGTGCACCAGTAAATGCTGATACTGTAAAAACTTCGGCGGGAGCTGTGTTTAATATTCCACTTATAAAAGTAAGCCATATCAAAGATGCCATTTATTATCTTCAGGCATCAGGAATTAAAATTGTAGCAGCTTCAGAAAAAACTGAAACCTCTCTTTATGCTGTTGATTTTACCCAACCCACTGCCCTGGTTATGGGAAGTGAAGAAAAGGGGGTTAACCCTTCAGTATTAAAACTTGCAGATCAAAAGGTGAAGCTTCCTATGTACGGTACAATTGCCTCGCTGAACGTTTCAGTGGCCTGTGGCGCGTTCTTATACGAAATTGTAAGACAGAGACTCTAG
- a CDS encoding SusD/RagB family nutrient-binding outer membrane lipoprotein: MKKYILTIIALATLWSCQTDEAYERLNRDPKNPTQVRADFLFTSATVSLGDQMASPNVNLNIFRFLAQYLTATTYLDEPNYDLNNRNIPQNHWTILYRNVIFNLQDAKSIVMENAELSEGAKRARIGQIEVIEVYAWHVLVDSFGDIPYSEALDADISLPKYDDDAAIYDDLLNRLSAVVADLEAGQGFTGADVVYGGDMEAWVKFANSLRLRLAMRISDVDAAKSVSHANAAIAGGVFESNADNALIQYQSSPPNTNPLWSDLVQSGRSDYVAANTIVDVMNDLEDPRRDDYFRQNLGAGVYEGGIYGASNSFPLYTHAGDAFHDPTHPGILLDYAEVQFHMAEAAQIGGYNTPMDAKGHYEEAIRASILYWGGTEAEVTAYLAKSGVAYNGTEEQLGTQFWIAMYDNPFQGWSVWRKFDAPTLNIAEASGLPVPLRYTYPVNEQNLNVDNYNAASSAIGGDDQQTQVFWDVD, translated from the coding sequence ATGAAAAAATATATTTTAACTATTATCGCACTCGCTACGCTTTGGTCTTGCCAGACTGATGAAGCATACGAGCGCCTTAACAGGGATCCTAAGAACCCGACGCAGGTAAGAGCAGATTTCTTGTTTACTTCTGCAACTGTTAGCCTGGGAGATCAAATGGCTTCCCCTAACGTGAACCTGAACATTTTCAGATTTCTTGCTCAGTATTTAACGGCAACTACTTATCTGGATGAACCAAACTACGATTTAAACAACCGTAATATTCCTCAAAATCACTGGACTATCCTTTATAGAAATGTGATTTTTAACCTACAGGATGCAAAATCCATCGTGATGGAAAATGCAGAACTTAGTGAAGGTGCAAAAAGAGCGAGAATTGGCCAGATAGAAGTAATAGAAGTATATGCGTGGCATGTACTTGTAGATTCTTTTGGGGACATTCCTTATAGCGAAGCTTTGGATGCAGATATCTCATTGCCTAAATATGATGACGATGCAGCTATCTATGATGACCTGTTAAACAGACTTTCAGCTGTTGTTGCAGATCTTGAAGCAGGACAAGGATTCACCGGTGCAGATGTGGTTTACGGTGGTGATATGGAGGCCTGGGTTAAGTTTGCCAACTCTTTGCGTCTTCGTTTAGCTATGAGAATATCTGATGTTGATGCTGCAAAATCTGTGTCACATGCAAATGCTGCTATTGCAGGAGGTGTATTTGAATCAAATGCAGACAATGCTTTGATCCAGTACCAGTCTTCTCCACCTAACACGAACCCATTATGGAGTGACCTGGTACAAAGCGGTCGTTCAGATTATGTTGCTGCCAACACTATTGTTGACGTAATGAATGATCTTGAAGATCCAAGAAGAGATGATTATTTCCGTCAAAATCTTGGTGCAGGAGTATACGAAGGTGGAATTTATGGAGCGAGTAACTCTTTTCCACTCTATACCCATGCGGGAGATGCTTTCCACGATCCAACTCATCCTGGAATCCTTTTAGACTATGCTGAAGTGCAATTCCATATGGCAGAGGCTGCTCAAATTGGAGGCTATAACACTCCAATGGATGCAAAAGGCCACTACGAAGAAGCAATTCGTGCCTCTATTCTTTACTGGGGAGGAACCGAAGCTGAAGTTACAGCTTACCTTGCCAAATCTGGTGTAGCGTATAATGGTACAGAGGAGCAACTTGGAACACAGTTTTGGATCGCTATGTATGACAACCCATTCCAGGGATGGTCTGTTTGGAGAAAATTTGATGCTCCAACCCTGAACATTGCTGAAGCATCAGGATTGCCAGTACCTTTGAGATATACCTATCCGGTAAATGAGCAAAACTTAAATGTTGATAATTACAATGCTGCTTCATCTGCCATTGGTGGTGACGACCAACAAACCCAGGTATTCTGGGATGTTGACTAA
- the rplC gene encoding 50S ribosomal protein L3: protein MSGLIGKKIGMTSIFDENGKNIPCTVIQAGPCVITQVRTKEVDGYEALQLGFDDKKTANKAATGHAKKAGAVAMRKVVEFKGFEGEHKLGDSITVEMFREGEFVDVSGTSKGKGFQGVVKRHGFGGVGQATHGQHNRLRAPGSIGAASYPARVFKGMRMAGRMGGEKVKVENLRVVKVVADKNLIVVKGAVPGHNNSYVIIQK, encoded by the coding sequence ATGTCTGGGTTAATAGGTAAGAAAATAGGCATGACCAGCATCTTTGACGAGAACGGAAAGAACATTCCTTGTACCGTTATTCAAGCAGGTCCATGTGTAATTACCCAAGTCAGAACCAAAGAGGTTGACGGGTATGAAGCGCTTCAACTTGGTTTCGATGACAAAAAGACTGCTAATAAAGCTGCCACTGGGCACGCTAAAAAAGCCGGAGCCGTAGCAATGCGCAAAGTCGTTGAATTCAAGGGATTTGAAGGGGAACACAAATTAGGTGATTCCATTACTGTTGAAATGTTCAGGGAAGGTGAGTTTGTAGATGTTTCCGGAACAAGTAAAGGTAAAGGTTTTCAGGGTGTTGTAAAAAGACACGGATTTGGTGGTGTAGGTCAAGCTACCCATGGACAGCATAACAGGTTAAGAGCTCCGGGATCTATTGGTGCCGCTTCTTATCCTGCAAGAGTATTCAAAGGAATGCGTATGGCTGGCCGTATGGGAGGTGAAAAAGTGAAAGTAGAAAACCTGAGGGTTGTAAAAGTGGTTGCAGATAAGAACCTTATCGTTGTTAAAGGTGCTGTTCCAGGTCACAACAACTCATATGTAATCATTCAGAAGTAA
- the rpsL gene encoding 30S ribosomal protein S12, with the protein MPTISQLVRKGRAKITKKSKSAALDSCPQRRGVCTRVYTTTPKKPNSAMRKVARVRLTNGKEVNAYIPGEGHNLQEHSIVLVRGGRVKDLPGVRYHIVRGALDTAGVAGRTQRRSKYGAKRPKK; encoded by the coding sequence ATGCCAACAATTTCACAATTAGTACGAAAAGGAAGAGCCAAAATAACCAAGAAGAGTAAATCGGCTGCTTTAGATTCGTGCCCTCAAAGACGGGGAGTTTGTACGCGTGTTTACACCACTACACCAAAAAAACCTAACTCTGCAATGCGTAAAGTAGCAAGGGTTAGATTGACAAATGGTAAAGAGGTAAACGCATACATCCCTGGAGAAGGACACAATTTACAAGAGCACTCGATAGTATTGGTTAGAGGCGGAAGGGTAAAAGATTTACCGGGAGTTAGATATCACATTGTTCGTGGAGCATTGGATACTGCCGGTGTTGCAGGTAGAACTCAACGTAGATCAAAATACGGAGCAAAACGCCCTAAGAAGTAA
- the rpsJ gene encoding 30S ribosomal protein S10, translating to MSQKIRIKLKSYDHNLVDKSAEKIVKTVKTTGAVVTGPIPLPTHKKIFTVLRSPHVNKKSREQFQLSSYKRLLDIYSSSSKTIDALMKLELPSGVEVEIKV from the coding sequence ATGAGTCAGAAAATAAGAATAAAATTGAAATCCTACGATCACAACCTGGTAGATAAAAGTGCCGAGAAGATCGTAAAAACCGTAAAAACTACGGGAGCTGTAGTAACCGGGCCAATCCCGCTTCCTACTCATAAAAAGATCTTTACAGTATTGCGTTCTCCGCACGTTAATAAAAAGTCCAGAGAACAATTTCAGTTAAGCTCTTACAAAAGGTTATTAGACATTTACAGTTCGTCTTCTAAAACCATCGATGCTTTGATGAAACTTGAATTGCCAAGTGGAGTTGAAGTAGAGATCAAAGTGTGA
- a CDS encoding SusC/RagA family TonB-linked outer membrane protein yields MKTKFSKILTLLLVLVVQISFAQEQRTITGTVTDDSGLPLPGVNIIIEGTTTGVQTDFDGNYTIQAQQGNVLVFTFVGLETARYTVAQNNRIDVTMAADAAQLDEVVVTALGIRREKKSLGYATQEVDGSEVSDVPTTNFMNSLSGKVAGLNIRNSGTIGGSSNIVIRGNSSLTGNNQALFVVDGTPISNDNSNSSGQRTGRGGYDYGNAASDIDPNNIASINVLKGAAATALYGSRAANGVVIIETKKGAKKKGIGVSVSTTLTVSNADKETLPVYQNEYGAGYGAYYASDDGYFNLYDVDGDGVLDETTPFTEDASFGARFDPNRLIYQWNSIYPQLDTYQQATPWVAGAHTPNDIWKTGYTSINAIALDGGSDTGSFRLSLNNMLQEGNLPNANIKRNTISFSGSQDLMDKLTASANMTFTKADGKGRYGTGYDSENIMQSFRQWYQTNVDLFEQRDAYFATRENITWNPNSPDDLTPIYMDNPYWTRYENYQTDTRNRYFGNMNLEYEINDIFSVLGRFAFDTYDELQEERRNVGSSGVSGYSRFNNRVAEYNYDLILNFNTDIAEGLNLDGNVGANLRRNNRTSIFASTNGGLNAPGFYALSNSADPLNPPQEYDGTSSVDGIYARAGLGYLGTYYVEGTVRRDRSSTLPVSDNTFVYPSISTSVILSNVIDAEWLNFMKARANYAVVGGDTDRFRVFNTYTVSAPFAGAGVAANNPTLNNQLLKPETSYSYELGLEGDFFDRRVGFDVSYYNTQTEDQITPIPVSTATGFSQKILNAGTVENKGFEVLLRLNPIRSEDFNWNITANWAQNRSEVLELADGINNLQLAAVQGGISINAAPGQPYGAIRGRDYIYDDNGNRVVNASGYYLRSATSNEIIGNIQPDWTGGVSNSLQYKNVSLSFLIDVQKGGDIFSLDTWYGFATGLYDRSVGNNDLGNPIRNPVSQGGGVILPGVTEDGQPNTTRVRADYYATPFGYARDANKGHVYDASFVKLREASLSYVFSENVLGSLPITNASISLVGRNLWIIHKNLPYSDPEAGLSSGNIQGYQSGAYPAFREIGASVKFNF; encoded by the coding sequence ATGAAAACAAAATTTAGTAAAATTCTAACGCTATTGCTAGTGTTAGTTGTGCAAATAAGCTTTGCGCAAGAACAACGTACGATAACGGGTACCGTTACGGACGACTCAGGTTTGCCGCTTCCGGGGGTAAACATTATTATTGAGGGAACCACCACCGGGGTTCAAACAGATTTTGATGGTAATTATACTATCCAGGCTCAACAAGGCAACGTTTTGGTATTCACTTTTGTGGGTCTTGAAACTGCTCGTTACACCGTTGCACAAAACAATCGTATTGATGTAACTATGGCCGCAGATGCTGCACAACTTGATGAAGTTGTGGTAACAGCACTTGGTATTCGTCGTGAAAAGAAATCATTAGGTTATGCTACCCAGGAGGTAGACGGATCTGAAGTTTCTGATGTTCCAACTACTAACTTCATGAATTCACTTTCAGGGAAAGTAGCAGGTTTAAACATTAGAAATTCTGGTACTATTGGTGGATCTTCTAACATTGTAATACGTGGTAACTCTTCCTTAACCGGAAACAACCAGGCATTATTTGTAGTAGATGGAACGCCTATTAGTAATGACAACTCCAACTCTTCAGGTCAAAGAACCGGTAGAGGTGGATATGACTACGGTAACGCGGCATCAGACATTGACCCTAACAACATTGCTTCTATAAACGTTCTTAAAGGTGCGGCTGCAACTGCATTATACGGTTCAAGAGCAGCAAACGGGGTTGTGATCATTGAAACTAAAAAAGGAGCCAAGAAAAAAGGAATTGGTGTTTCTGTTTCTACAACTCTTACCGTTTCCAATGCTGACAAAGAAACTCTTCCTGTTTACCAGAATGAATACGGTGCAGGTTATGGAGCTTACTATGCATCAGATGACGGGTACTTTAACCTCTATGATGTAGATGGGGATGGAGTTCTTGATGAAACCACTCCTTTTACAGAAGATGCTTCTTTTGGAGCAAGATTTGATCCTAACAGACTTATTTACCAATGGAACTCTATTTATCCACAATTGGATACTTACCAACAAGCCACTCCATGGGTTGCCGGAGCTCATACTCCAAATGATATCTGGAAAACCGGATATACTTCTATCAATGCAATTGCTTTAGATGGTGGTAGTGATACAGGTTCTTTTAGATTATCGCTTAACAATATGTTGCAGGAAGGTAACCTTCCAAATGCAAATATTAAGAGAAACACTATCTCTTTCAGCGGATCTCAGGATTTAATGGACAAGTTAACTGCATCTGCGAACATGACTTTTACAAAAGCCGACGGTAAAGGAAGATATGGAACAGGATATGACTCAGAGAACATCATGCAGTCATTCAGACAGTGGTACCAGACTAACGTAGATCTTTTTGAGCAAAGAGATGCTTATTTTGCAACCCGTGAGAACATCACCTGGAACCCAAATAGCCCTGATGATCTTACCCCAATCTATATGGACAACCCATACTGGACCAGATATGAGAACTACCAGACTGATACCCGTAACAGGTATTTTGGTAATATGAACCTGGAATATGAAATAAATGACATTTTTAGTGTTCTTGGACGTTTTGCTTTTGATACTTACGATGAATTACAGGAAGAAAGAAGAAACGTGGGAAGCTCTGGAGTATCGGGATATTCAAGATTCAACAACCGTGTTGCTGAATACAACTATGATTTGATCCTTAACTTCAATACCGATATTGCTGAAGGCTTAAACCTGGATGGTAATGTTGGGGCGAACTTAAGAAGGAATAACAGAACTTCTATTTTTGCTTCTACCAATGGCGGACTTAATGCACCTGGTTTCTATGCTTTAAGCAATAGTGCAGACCCATTAAACCCACCACAGGAATATGATGGTACTTCAAGCGTAGACGGTATTTACGCCAGAGCAGGTCTTGGATATCTAGGAACCTATTATGTAGAAGGAACTGTAAGAAGGGATCGTTCATCAACTTTACCGGTTAGTGATAATACTTTTGTTTATCCATCGATATCTACAAGTGTTATTTTATCTAATGTGATAGATGCTGAGTGGTTGAACTTTATGAAAGCCAGAGCTAACTACGCAGTAGTTGGGGGCGATACAGACCGTTTTAGAGTATTTAACACCTATACTGTTTCTGCACCATTTGCCGGAGCAGGGGTTGCTGCGAACAATCCAACTTTAAACAATCAATTATTGAAGCCTGAAACTTCTTACTCTTATGAATTAGGTTTAGAGGGTGATTTCTTTGATAGAAGAGTTGGTTTTGATGTTTCTTATTACAACACGCAAACTGAAGACCAGATTACTCCTATCCCGGTTTCAACTGCTACAGGTTTCTCTCAAAAGATCTTAAATGCAGGAACTGTAGAGAATAAAGGTTTTGAAGTGTTATTAAGATTAAATCCAATAAGAAGTGAAGATTTCAATTGGAATATCACTGCTAACTGGGCACAAAACAGAAGTGAAGTTCTTGAACTTGCTGATGGTATTAACAACTTACAGCTAGCTGCTGTTCAGGGAGGTATTTCTATTAATGCTGCTCCTGGACAACCTTATGGAGCAATAAGAGGTAGAGACTACATTTATGATGATAACGGGAACCGCGTTGTTAATGCTTCTGGTTACTATTTAAGAAGTGCTACCAGTAACGAGATCATTGGTAACATTCAACCAGACTGGACAGGAGGAGTATCTAACTCTTTACAATACAAAAATGTAAGCTTAAGCTTCCTTATTGATGTTCAAAAAGGTGGAGATATCTTCTCTCTTGATACCTGGTATGGTTTTGCAACCGGACTTTACGACAGAAGTGTTGGAAACAATGACTTGGGGAACCCTATAAGAAATCCTGTTTCACAAGGTGGAGGGGTTATTCTTCCAGGAGTGACAGAAGATGGACAACCTAATACTACCAGAGTAAGAGCAGATTATTATGCCACTCCATTTGGTTATGCAAGAGATGCCAACAAAGGACACGTTTATGACGCTTCTTTCGTTAAATTAAGAGAGGCTAGTCTTTCTTATGTATTCTCTGAAAATGTTTTAGGTTCTTTACCTATTACCAATGCATCTATTTCCCTTGTAGGAAGAAACCTGTGGATCATTCACAAAAACCTTCCTTATTCAGATCCTGAAGCCGGTCTTAGCTCGGGTAACATTCAGGGATACCAGTCCGGAGCATACCCTGCTTTCAGAGAGATTGGAGCTAGTGTGAAATTTAACTTTTAA
- the rplD gene encoding 50S ribosomal protein L4 — protein MEVAVLDIKGKETGRKVNLSDAVFAIEPNNHAVYLDVKQYLANQRQGTHKAKERAEITGSTRKIKKQKGTGTARAGSIKSPVFRGGGRVFGPRPRNYGFKLNKNLKRLARKSALSLKANDKAIMVVEDFQFDTPKTKNFIEVLKGLGIENKKSLIVLGDSNKNVYLSSRNLKGSDVVSSSELSTYKILHANNIVFVEGSLEGIELNLSK, from the coding sequence ATGGAAGTAGCAGTTTTAGATATCAAAGGAAAAGAAACAGGAAGAAAGGTGAACCTTTCTGATGCTGTTTTTGCAATAGAGCCTAACAATCACGCAGTATATCTTGATGTAAAGCAATATCTGGCCAACCAACGCCAGGGAACGCATAAAGCAAAAGAGCGTGCAGAGATCACAGGTAGTACCCGTAAGATCAAGAAGCAAAAAGGTACTGGTACCGCTCGTGCCGGTAGTATTAAGTCTCCTGTCTTTAGAGGTGGTGGACGTGTTTTTGGTCCAAGACCAAGAAATTACGGTTTCAAATTGAATAAAAATTTGAAGCGTTTGGCTAGAAAATCTGCTTTATCTCTTAAAGCAAATGACAAAGCTATAATGGTAGTTGAAGATTTTCAATTTGACACTCCAAAAACCAAGAATTTTATCGAAGTTCTTAAGGGATTGGGTATTGAGAATAAAAAATCTTTAATAGTGTTGGGTGACTCAAATAAAAATGTATATTTGTCGTCACGCAATTTAAAGGGCTCTGATGTTGTAAGTAGCTCAGAATTAAGCACTTACAAAATACTACACGCAAATAATATTGTGTTCGTAGAGGGCTCCTTAGAAGGAATTGAGTTGAATTTAAGTAAATAA
- a CDS encoding rhomboid family intramembrane serine protease: MKPSQPFTFSPGVIGYPILFVLSIWLVFWFEIRFGFDFNYLGVRPRTGLGLRGVVFSPFIHSDIKHLFNNTIPLFVLSMALFYFYRKISWRVLLLGLLLTGLLTWVIGRPANHIGASGIIYLLASFLFFKGIFSRYYRLIAISFVVVFLYGGLLWFVVPVEPGISWEGHLSGLIVGLVFAFVYKQDIAQPPKYEWEKPDYNHEEDPFMKHFDENGNFIEKLPEPEIDDPKENKSEDKILYQYVYKRSSGKGDNQSN, encoded by the coding sequence TTGAAACCGTCGCAACCATTTACCTTTTCTCCGGGAGTTATAGGGTATCCTATACTTTTTGTGCTATCTATATGGCTGGTGTTCTGGTTTGAAATACGGTTTGGTTTTGATTTTAATTATCTTGGAGTAAGACCCAGAACGGGCCTGGGATTAAGAGGGGTAGTTTTTTCTCCTTTTATACATTCAGATATCAAACATTTGTTCAATAATACCATTCCGCTCTTTGTACTTTCTATGGCGTTGTTTTATTTCTACCGGAAAATAAGCTGGAGAGTTTTATTGCTTGGGTTGCTTTTAACAGGGTTGCTAACCTGGGTCATTGGACGTCCTGCAAATCATATTGGGGCAAGCGGGATCATCTATTTACTTGCTTCTTTCCTGTTCTTTAAAGGAATCTTTTCCAGGTATTACAGGCTTATTGCTATTTCATTTGTTGTGGTGTTCCTGTACGGGGGGTTGTTATGGTTTGTAGTTCCTGTGGAACCCGGGATCTCGTGGGAGGGACATTTATCGGGGCTAATAGTAGGATTGGTATTTGCTTTTGTTTATAAACAGGATATCGCCCAACCTCCAAAATATGAATGGGAAAAACCTGATTATAATCATGAGGAGGATCCATTTATGAAGCATTTTGATGAAAACGGAAATTTCATTGAAAAGCTCCCTGAGCCGGAAATTGATGACCCTAAGGAAAATAAATCTGAGGATAAAATATTATATCAGTATGTCTATAAACGATCTTCGGGGAAAGGTGATAATCAATCTAATTAA